The Hymenobacter oligotrophus genome has a window encoding:
- a CDS encoding ABC1 kinase family protein, with protein sequence MFKNTITNLGRIRQVVEVLLRYGFEDAVTTTALRRLVPERQRRSWHHGNQSVFEMSRWERVRMVIEELGPTFIKLAQVLSNRADLLPQPLVDEFAKLQSSVPPFDSAVARQIVAQELGRPIEEVFSEFDDVPLGSASIGQVHRARLIDGAEVVVKVQRPDARDKITTDLSLLRELVRLTSGYLRRQGISNPQDIVEAFERSMMQELDYTSEARAMEQFRKLYAEYHTFYVPEPHRSLSTARVLVIEFVSGCKITDKDQLLRWNLDPAAVAETGMDIYLTQIFEFGIFHADPHPGNVLVRPDGSIVLIDFGMVGRLTKQQKYAFAGVFISMGQQDARGMALNFRRLALTSDIRDMRSFEAELQQLIDDFTGLDVKEMSMSALAERLQGVIYRYKLQVPGSVFLILRALVILEGIGKVLHPVFNTFEFVRPYGRRLIMEQYSMSNIGAELQYTGQQLLALMYTLPTDLRQIVRKLSKGDLRVQAQLSGYAPLLSTAERLVSRTIITLLAVAFLLFSGLSLLGNYPAGQMPYFRGLPAVTWWGLGGTAFWLMVLFILTIRKEKQ encoded by the coding sequence ATGTTCAAAAACACGATAACCAACCTCGGTCGCATCCGCCAAGTGGTGGAAGTGCTGCTGCGTTATGGCTTCGAAGACGCCGTAACCACCACGGCCTTGCGCCGGCTGGTGCCCGAGCGGCAGCGTCGCAGCTGGCACCACGGCAACCAATCGGTGTTCGAGATGTCGCGCTGGGAGCGGGTGCGCATGGTTATCGAGGAGTTGGGGCCCACGTTTATCAAGCTCGCGCAGGTGCTCAGCAACCGCGCCGATTTGCTGCCCCAGCCGTTGGTTGATGAGTTTGCCAAACTGCAAAGCAGCGTACCGCCCTTCGACAGCGCCGTGGCCCGCCAAATTGTGGCGCAGGAGCTTGGCCGCCCCATCGAGGAGGTATTCAGCGAGTTCGACGATGTGCCCCTGGGTTCGGCCTCCATTGGGCAGGTGCACCGCGCCCGCCTGATTGATGGCGCCGAAGTAGTGGTGAAGGTGCAGCGCCCCGACGCCCGCGACAAAATCACCACCGACCTGAGCTTACTGCGCGAACTGGTGCGCCTAACGAGCGGCTACTTGCGCCGGCAGGGCATCAGCAACCCGCAGGATATTGTGGAGGCCTTCGAGCGCAGCATGATGCAGGAGCTCGACTACACCTCGGAGGCGCGGGCCATGGAGCAGTTTCGCAAGCTTTATGCCGAGTACCACACGTTTTACGTGCCCGAGCCGCACCGCAGCCTCAGCACCGCTCGCGTGCTCGTGATTGAGTTTGTGAGCGGTTGCAAAATCACCGACAAAGACCAACTGCTGCGCTGGAACCTCGACCCCGCCGCGGTGGCCGAAACCGGCATGGACATCTACCTGACGCAGATTTTCGAGTTCGGTATTTTCCACGCCGATCCGCACCCCGGCAACGTGCTCGTGCGCCCCGATGGCAGCATCGTGCTCATCGACTTTGGCATGGTGGGGCGCCTTACCAAGCAGCAGAAGTACGCGTTTGCAGGCGTGTTTATTAGCATGGGCCAGCAGGATGCCCGCGGCATGGCGCTCAACTTCCGGCGGTTGGCCCTTACCTCGGATATCCGCGATATGCGCAGCTTCGAGGCCGAGCTGCAGCAACTCATCGACGACTTTACGGGGCTCGATGTGAAGGAAATGAGCATGAGCGCCCTCGCGGAGCGCCTGCAGGGCGTCATTTACCGCTACAAGCTGCAGGTGCCCGGCTCGGTGTTTCTGATTCTGAGGGCCTTGGTAATCCTAGAAGGCATTGGCAAGGTGCTGCACCCGGTCTTCAACACCTTTGAGTTTGTGCGCCCCTACGGCCGCCGGCTGATTATGGAGCAGTACTCCATGAGCAACATCGGCGCCGAGCTGCAGTACACCGGGCAGCAGCTGCTGGCGCTCATGTACACGTTGCCCACCGATTTGCGCCAAATTGTGCGCAAGCTTTCCAAAGGCGATTTGCGCGTGCAAGCGCAGCTGTCGGGCTACGCCCCGCTGCTGAGCACGGCCGAAAGGCTGGTGTCGCGCACCATTATCACGCTGCTGGCGGTGGCGTTTCTGCTGTTCTCGGGCTTGTCGTTGCTCGGCAATTACCCTGCGGGCCAAATGCCCTACTTCCGCGGCTTGCCCGCCGTAACGTGGTGGGGCCTGGGCGGTACGGCGTTTTGGTTGATGGTGCTGTTTATTCTCACCATCAGAAAGGAAAAGCAGTAA
- a CDS encoding phospho-sugar mutase, whose product MPLSSDIQQKISTWLSGNYDDDTKAEIRRLQAAGDDEALSDAFYRDLEFGTGGLRGVMGVGSNRMNRYTLGMATQGLCNYLLQQFPGEEIKVAIAHDSRLNSRTFAETAAGIFSANGITVYLFEALRPTPELSFAIRHLGCHSGCVVTASHNPKEYNGYKVYWNDGAQVVAPHDKNIIREVNAIHSVDEVKFAADSSRIHIIGEALDNAYLGEVAKLSINPDAIKRQHDLKIVYTPLHGTGITMVPKALQRFGFDNIHIVQEQATPDGNFPTVKSPNPEEKVAMQMALDQAKQLDADIVIATDPDADRVGIGVKNTQGEWVLVNGNQTAALLTHYLVSARQQAGKLDKEKDYIVYTIVTSDVLGDVAKHYGIRSYQTLTGFKYIAGIIRDLEAKNEGHYYIGGGEESYGFMIGDFVRDKDAVSACCLIAEMAAVAKDQGRTLYEEMVQMYRTYGLYKEDLISLTKKGQRGAEEIQEMMAQLRQNPPASLGGSPVVQLLDYQQQVARDLRTGQEQPIELERSNVLQFLTEDGSKVSARPSGTEPKIKFYFSLKQPLGNGADFEQAQQQLDGRIQQIIQEMQLQ is encoded by the coding sequence ATGCCCCTCTCTTCCGACATCCAGCAAAAAATCAGCACCTGGCTTAGCGGCAACTACGACGACGACACCAAGGCCGAAATTCGCCGCCTGCAAGCGGCCGGCGACGACGAAGCCCTGAGCGACGCCTTTTACCGCGACCTGGAGTTTGGCACCGGCGGCTTGCGCGGCGTAATGGGCGTGGGCTCGAACCGCATGAACCGCTACACTTTGGGCATGGCCACGCAGGGCTTGTGCAACTACCTGTTGCAGCAGTTTCCCGGCGAAGAAATTAAGGTGGCCATTGCCCACGACTCGCGCCTGAACTCGCGCACCTTCGCCGAAACCGCGGCCGGCATTTTCTCGGCCAACGGCATTACGGTGTACCTGTTCGAGGCGCTGCGCCCCACTCCTGAGCTGTCGTTTGCCATTCGGCACCTAGGCTGTCACAGCGGCTGCGTGGTTACGGCCTCGCACAACCCCAAGGAGTACAACGGCTACAAAGTGTACTGGAACGACGGCGCCCAGGTAGTGGCTCCGCACGACAAAAACATCATCCGCGAGGTAAACGCCATCCACTCCGTGGACGAGGTGAAGTTCGCGGCCGATTCGTCGCGCATTCACATCATCGGCGAAGCGCTTGACAATGCCTACCTAGGCGAGGTGGCCAAGCTCAGCATCAACCCCGATGCCATTAAGCGCCAGCACGACCTCAAAATCGTGTACACACCGCTGCACGGCACGGGCATTACCATGGTGCCCAAGGCGCTGCAGCGTTTCGGCTTCGACAACATTCACATTGTGCAGGAGCAAGCCACGCCCGATGGCAACTTCCCGACGGTAAAGTCGCCGAACCCCGAGGAGAAAGTAGCCATGCAAATGGCCCTCGACCAGGCCAAGCAGCTCGACGCCGACATCGTAATTGCCACCGACCCCGACGCCGACCGCGTGGGTATCGGCGTGAAGAACACGCAGGGCGAATGGGTGCTCGTGAACGGCAACCAAACCGCTGCGCTGCTCACGCACTATCTCGTGTCGGCCCGCCAGCAAGCCGGCAAGCTCGATAAGGAGAAGGACTACATCGTGTACACCATTGTAACGAGCGACGTGCTCGGCGACGTGGCGAAGCACTACGGCATCCGCTCCTACCAAACGCTCACGGGCTTCAAGTACATCGCCGGCATCATCCGCGACCTTGAAGCCAAGAACGAAGGCCACTACTACATCGGCGGCGGCGAAGAAAGCTACGGTTTCATGATTGGCGACTTTGTGCGCGACAAAGATGCCGTTTCGGCTTGCTGCCTGATTGCCGAAATGGCTGCCGTGGCCAAAGACCAAGGCCGCACGCTGTACGAGGAAATGGTGCAGATGTACCGCACCTACGGCCTGTACAAGGAAGACCTGATTTCGCTGACCAAAAAGGGCCAGCGCGGCGCCGAGGAAATCCAGGAAATGATGGCCCAGCTGCGCCAGAACCCGCCGGCTTCCCTAGGTGGCTCGCCCGTGGTGCAGCTGCTCGACTACCAGCAGCAAGTTGCCCGCGACTTGCGCACTGGCCAAGAGCAGCCCATCGAGCTAGAGCGCAGCAACGTGCTGCAATTCCTGACCGAAGACGGCTCGAAGGTGTCGGCCCGCCCCTCGGGCACCGAGCCCAAAATCAAGTTCTACTTCAGCCTGAAGCAGCCCCTCGGCAACGGTGCCGATTTCGAGCAAGCCCAGCAGCAGCTCGACGGTCGCATCCAGCAGATCATCCAGGAAATGCAGCTGCAGTAA
- a CDS encoding LamG-like jellyroll fold domain-containing protein, whose protein sequence is MKTILRTTLAIALACGLSVGAFAQQGGHSLGFSSSASSKVTVPLLVPNDFLSLEAWVYFNGSSYSNGTGRHTIMEFGDDTPWFGVNSQGQLELYNIAAGGRVPMRAWTHVAYTWNLSVGTLYINGVQVATSNQPPWTLPTANVLGIGHNTGDTGWQGYIDEVMVWNDGRTASQVMSDMQSGVTTPQARLLAYYKFENVTGQTLANQVTGGPAGTLGSTNAVEANDPTVVTSVITGTRKTGEVAQAQLQPSYPNPFRNETNITFTLERATPVRLTVLDVTGRVVATLLDEKRAAGTYTVPFRGSLRSGLYRYQLTTEGQTVSRTMLVQ, encoded by the coding sequence ATGAAAACAATTCTCCGTACCACTCTTGCTATTGCGCTGGCTTGCGGCCTTAGCGTTGGCGCCTTTGCGCAGCAAGGCGGCCACAGCCTAGGGTTCAGCAGCAGCGCATCCTCCAAAGTAACCGTGCCGCTGCTCGTGCCCAACGACTTTCTTTCGTTGGAGGCGTGGGTATATTTTAACGGCAGCTCGTACAGCAACGGCACCGGCCGCCATACAATCATGGAGTTCGGCGATGACACGCCTTGGTTTGGCGTGAACAGCCAGGGCCAGCTCGAGCTCTACAACATTGCCGCGGGCGGGCGCGTGCCAATGCGCGCCTGGACGCACGTGGCCTACACCTGGAACCTTTCCGTGGGCACCCTGTACATCAACGGCGTTCAGGTGGCCACCTCCAACCAGCCCCCCTGGACGCTGCCTACCGCCAACGTATTGGGCATTGGCCACAACACCGGCGACACGGGCTGGCAAGGCTACATCGACGAAGTGATGGTGTGGAACGACGGGCGCACCGCCAGCCAGGTAATGTCGGACATGCAAAGCGGCGTAACCACCCCGCAGGCGCGGCTGTTAGCCTACTACAAGTTTGAGAACGTTACGGGCCAAACTCTGGCCAACCAAGTAACTGGCGGCCCTGCCGGCACCCTAGGTTCGACGAACGCCGTGGAGGCCAACGACCCCACCGTAGTAACCTCGGTGATTACCGGCACGCGCAAAACCGGGGAGGTAGCCCAGGCCCAGCTGCAACCCAGCTACCCCAACCCCTTCCGCAACGAAACCAACATCACTTTTACGCTGGAGCGCGCCACACCCGTGCGTCTCACGGTGCTCGATGTAACAGGCCGCGTAGTGGCCACGCTCCTCGACGAAAAGCGCGCTGCGGGCACATACACAGTGCCCTTCCGCGGCTCGTTGCGCAGCGGCCTGTACCGCTACCAGCTTACCACCGAGGGTCAAACGGTGTCGCGTACCATGCTGGTACAGTAA
- the hppD gene encoding 4-hydroxyphenylpyruvate dioxygenase: METMTPAAAATPATADFLPLNGTDYIEFYVGNAKQSAYFYQAAFGFELVAYAGPETGVRDRASYVLQQNKIRLVLTTSLLPDSDITKHVAKHGDGVKVMALWVDDARKSFEETTKRGAKPAFEPYTISDANGEVTLSGIYTYGETIHTFVERSKYNGVFLPGFVARKSNIPQGNPVGLQYVDHCVGNVGWGQMNQWVKFYEDVMGFKLLITFDDEDISTEYSALMSKVVSNGNGFVKFPINEPAEGKKKSQIEEYLDFYHDAGVQHMALITHDIRTTVTELRRRGVDFLTVPDTYYDDLLERVGHIDEDLQSIKELNLLVDRDEEGYLLQIFTKPVEDRPTVFYEIIQRKGAKSFGKGNFKALFEAIEREQALRGNL; encoded by the coding sequence ATGGAAACGATGACTCCGGCCGCCGCGGCCACTCCCGCTACCGCTGATTTCTTACCCCTAAACGGCACCGACTACATTGAGTTTTACGTGGGCAACGCCAAGCAGTCGGCCTACTTCTACCAAGCAGCGTTTGGGTTTGAGCTGGTGGCCTACGCCGGCCCCGAAACGGGCGTGCGCGACCGGGCTTCGTACGTGCTGCAGCAAAACAAAATCCGGCTGGTGCTCACCACCTCGCTGCTGCCCGACTCCGATATTACCAAGCATGTAGCCAAGCACGGCGACGGCGTGAAGGTGATGGCCCTTTGGGTTGACGACGCGCGCAAGTCGTTCGAGGAAACCACCAAGCGCGGTGCCAAGCCGGCCTTCGAGCCGTACACCATTTCCGACGCCAACGGCGAGGTTACGCTGTCGGGCATTTACACCTACGGCGAAACCATCCACACCTTTGTGGAGCGCTCCAAGTACAACGGCGTGTTTCTGCCCGGCTTTGTGGCGCGCAAAAGCAACATTCCGCAGGGCAACCCGGTGGGTTTGCAGTACGTCGACCACTGCGTGGGCAACGTGGGCTGGGGCCAGATGAACCAGTGGGTGAAGTTTTACGAAGACGTAATGGGCTTCAAGTTGCTCATCACCTTCGACGACGAGGACATTTCGACCGAGTACTCGGCCCTGATGTCGAAGGTGGTGTCGAACGGCAACGGCTTCGTGAAATTCCCCATCAACGAGCCCGCCGAAGGCAAGAAAAAGTCGCAGATCGAGGAATACCTCGACTTTTACCACGATGCCGGCGTGCAGCACATGGCGCTGATTACGCACGACATCCGCACGACTGTAACGGAACTGCGCCGCCGCGGCGTCGACTTCCTGACGGTGCCCGACACCTACTACGACGACCTGCTGGAGCGCGTGGGCCATATCGACGAAGACCTGCAATCGATTAAAGAGCTGAACCTGCTCGTCGACCGCGACGAGGAAGGCTACCTGCTGCAAATCTTCACGAAGCCCGTAGAAGACCGCCCCACCGTATTCTACGAAATCATCCAGCGCAAAGGCGCCAAGAGCTTCGGCAAGGGCAACTTCAAAGCGTTGTTCGAAGCCATTGAGCGCGAGCAGGCGCTGCGCGGCAACTTGTAA
- a CDS encoding DUF952 domain-containing protein, giving the protein MMLYRVAELPDWQRAQQTGFFASADLQAEGFIHTSERHQLLDTANRYYPGRTDIVLLELDEATLGAAGVPVKREWAESRGQFFAHVFGAIPLGAVRRTLPFAPAPDGTFALPAELT; this is encoded by the coding sequence ATGATGCTTTACCGCGTAGCCGAACTACCCGATTGGCAGCGGGCCCAGCAAACGGGCTTTTTCGCCAGCGCCGATCTACAGGCCGAGGGTTTCATTCACACCTCCGAGCGGCACCAACTCCTCGATACGGCCAACCGCTACTACCCAGGCCGCACCGATATAGTGCTGCTCGAACTCGACGAGGCAACCCTAGGTGCCGCCGGCGTGCCCGTAAAGCGGGAGTGGGCCGAAAGCCGCGGTCAGTTTTTCGCACACGTGTTTGGGGCCATACCCCTAGGTGCCGTGCGGCGCACGCTGCCCTTTGCACCCGCACCCGATGGCACATTTGCTCTGCCAGCCGAACTGACCTAG
- a CDS encoding DUF2911 domain-containing protein — protein sequence MQNQLRFVLALAFAGLGALATSAAQAQFQAQTQAQPKVKPIGAIVASDNQGKPSPAATATGKAGSANVAIKYSSPAVKGRRIWGELVPYNQVWRAGANEATTVSFDKSVTVEGKQLPAGTYAFFVIPTEQAWTVIFNKHAKQWGAFDYDDRHDALRVTVTPRKAAMMERLTYTVTSPGVVLRWENMELPIAVR from the coding sequence ATGCAAAATCAACTTCGCTTCGTGCTCGCGCTGGCTTTTGCTGGCCTAGGTGCGCTGGCTACCTCGGCCGCGCAGGCACAGTTTCAGGCACAAACCCAGGCCCAGCCCAAGGTAAAGCCCATCGGCGCCATTGTAGCCTCCGATAACCAAGGCAAACCCAGCCCTGCTGCCACCGCCACCGGCAAAGCAGGCAGCGCTAACGTTGCCATCAAATACAGTAGCCCAGCCGTTAAGGGCCGCCGAATTTGGGGCGAACTAGTGCCCTACAACCAAGTGTGGCGCGCCGGCGCCAACGAGGCCACCACCGTCAGCTTCGACAAGTCCGTAACCGTGGAAGGCAAACAGCTGCCCGCTGGCACATACGCGTTCTTCGTAATCCCGACGGAGCAAGCCTGGACCGTTATTTTCAACAAGCACGCCAAGCAATGGGGCGCTTTCGACTACGACGACCGGCACGATGCGCTGCGTGTAACGGTAACGCCGCGCAAGGCCGCCATGATGGAGCGCCTTACCTACACCGTAACCAGCCCCGGCGTGGTGCTGCGCTGGGAAAACATGGAGCTGCCTATTGCGGTGAGGTAG
- a CDS encoding ABC-F family ATP-binding cassette domain-containing protein, whose amino-acid sequence MNLLSAENISKNYADRWLFRDLSFGLQQGQRTALVGVNGSGKTTLLRVLAGLEPPDTGLVSVRNGMRMGFLPQQPTFDNNLTVQQSIFAGENATLAAVRDYERLMLKGDAADPTELQHALQHMDALNAWDYEAQVRQILGQLGIHDLEQRVGSLSGGQQKRVALARLLIEEPEIIILDEPTNHLDLDTIEWLENRLASPTLTLLMVTHDRYFLDRVANEIVELDRGQVHRYQGNYAYFVEKKAEREQMEAVEVEKARNLLRKELEWMRRQPQARGTKQKARIEAFYDTQEKAKGRGPQQQVELSVKSTRQGNKVLEAKHLNKRFGEKTVLQDFSHVFRKQERLGIVGPNGTGKTTLLNILTQRLQPDSGEVEAGQTTVFGYYTQQELQYSDDQRVIDVVKEVAEVVEMADGSTLTASQLLQHFLFPPAQQYTLVGKLSGGEKRRLQLLRVLIKNPNFLILDEPTNDLDIVTLNILEDFLLNFAGCLVLVSHDRYFMDRLVEQLLVLEPGGRVRLFPGNYTDYRQFLKDQQAAEAAASAAKAAKSAATAPAAAAPAANKARRASFAEKKEYEQLEAAIAQLEDEKKQLVEQLNNGSGNHQQLAEWAARLQQLDADLDAKGERWLELAELID is encoded by the coding sequence ATGAATTTGCTGTCGGCTGAGAATATTTCGAAGAATTACGCGGATCGTTGGTTGTTCCGCGACTTGTCGTTTGGGTTGCAACAGGGCCAGCGCACGGCGCTGGTGGGCGTAAACGGCTCGGGCAAAACCACGCTGCTGCGCGTGCTGGCTGGCCTCGAGCCGCCCGATACGGGTTTGGTGAGCGTACGCAACGGCATGCGCATGGGCTTTTTGCCCCAGCAACCCACCTTCGACAACAACCTCACCGTTCAGCAAAGCATTTTTGCGGGCGAAAACGCCACGCTTGCGGCCGTGCGCGACTACGAGCGCCTGATGCTGAAAGGCGACGCCGCCGACCCCACCGAATTGCAGCACGCGCTGCAGCACATGGACGCGCTCAACGCCTGGGATTACGAAGCCCAAGTGCGGCAAATCCTAGGTCAGCTGGGCATCCATGATTTGGAGCAGCGCGTTGGCTCGCTTTCGGGCGGGCAGCAAAAGCGCGTAGCCTTGGCCCGTTTGCTGATTGAGGAGCCGGAAATCATCATTCTCGACGAGCCCACCAACCACCTCGACCTCGACACCATTGAGTGGCTCGAAAACCGGCTGGCCTCCCCCACCCTCACGCTGCTCATGGTAACCCACGACCGGTACTTTCTGGACCGCGTGGCCAACGAAATTGTGGAGCTCGACCGGGGCCAAGTGCACCGCTACCAGGGCAACTACGCCTACTTTGTGGAGAAGAAGGCCGAGCGCGAGCAAATGGAGGCCGTGGAGGTTGAAAAAGCCCGCAACCTGCTGCGCAAAGAGTTGGAGTGGATGCGCCGCCAACCGCAAGCCCGCGGCACCAAGCAAAAAGCCCGCATCGAGGCCTTTTACGACACCCAGGAAAAAGCCAAAGGCCGCGGCCCGCAACAGCAGGTAGAGCTGTCGGTAAAATCGACGCGCCAGGGCAACAAAGTGCTCGAGGCCAAGCACCTTAACAAGCGTTTTGGCGAGAAAACCGTCCTGCAGGATTTCAGCCACGTGTTCCGCAAGCAGGAGCGCCTAGGTATTGTGGGCCCCAACGGCACCGGCAAAACCACCCTGCTCAACATCCTCACGCAGCGCCTGCAGCCCGACAGCGGCGAGGTAGAGGCTGGCCAAACCACCGTGTTCGGCTACTACACCCAGCAAGAGCTGCAGTACTCCGACGACCAGCGCGTGATTGATGTGGTGAAGGAAGTGGCCGAAGTAGTAGAAATGGCCGATGGCTCCACGCTCACGGCTTCGCAGCTGTTGCAGCACTTCCTATTTCCGCCGGCGCAGCAATACACCTTGGTAGGCAAGCTAAGCGGCGGCGAAAAGCGCCGCCTGCAGCTGCTGCGCGTGCTGATCAAGAACCCCAACTTCCTGATTCTTGACGAGCCCACGAACGACCTCGACATCGTGACGCTCAACATCCTGGAAGACTTTCTGTTGAACTTTGCCGGCTGCCTCGTGCTCGTATCGCACGACCGGTACTTCATGGATCGGTTGGTGGAGCAACTGCTGGTGCTGGAGCCCGGGGGGCGCGTGCGTCTCTTCCCCGGCAACTACACCGATTACCGCCAGTTCCTGAAAGATCAGCAGGCGGCCGAAGCCGCAGCCTCTGCGGCCAAAGCAGCCAAATCAGCGGCCACTGCGCCCGCTGCTGCGGCTCCGGCAGCAAACAAAGCCCGCCGCGCCAGCTTCGCCGAGAAAAAGGAGTACGAGCAGCTCGAAGCTGCCATTGCCCAACTCGAAGACGAGAAAAAGCAACTGGTGGAGCAGCTAAACAACGGCAGCGGCAACCACCAGCAACTGGCCGAGTGGGCCGCCCGCCTACAGCAGCTAGATGCCGACCTCGATGCTAAGGGCGAGCGGTGGCTGGAGCTGGCGGAGCTGATTGATTAA
- the murI gene encoding glutamate racemase — protein MSAPASLADSRPIGVFDSGIGGLTVARAVNQLLPHERLVYFGDTAHLPYGDKSTAAIQAYSVKICDLLLRQHCKVILIACNSASAAAYELVREYVGSKARVLNVIDPIVEQVGQHYSGREVGLIGTKQTVGSNVYRKKLDRLDRDIRLHALATPLLAPMIEEGFVRGAVSQSVINTYLSDPALEGIEALVLACTHYPLIREQIAEYYQGCVDVLDPSHTVALALQHLLQTHSLVAAPAERPPQHHFYVSDFTPSFEESTRLFFGQEVNLEHYPLWE, from the coding sequence ATGTCTGCACCTGCTTCCCTGGCCGATTCGCGCCCTATTGGGGTTTTTGACAGCGGTATCGGCGGCCTTACGGTGGCCCGCGCCGTAAACCAGCTGCTGCCCCACGAGCGGCTGGTGTACTTCGGCGATACCGCGCATTTGCCCTACGGCGACAAATCGACGGCGGCCATACAGGCCTACAGCGTCAAGATCTGCGATTTGCTTTTGCGCCAGCATTGCAAGGTTATTCTCATTGCCTGCAACTCGGCTTCGGCGGCGGCCTACGAGCTGGTGCGCGAGTACGTGGGCTCTAAAGCGCGCGTGCTAAACGTAATTGACCCAATTGTGGAGCAAGTAGGCCAGCACTACTCTGGGCGCGAGGTAGGCCTGATTGGAACCAAGCAAACCGTGGGCTCCAACGTGTACCGCAAAAAGCTCGACCGCCTCGACCGCGACATCCGGCTGCACGCTTTGGCCACGCCGCTGTTGGCCCCCATGATCGAGGAAGGCTTCGTGCGCGGCGCTGTTAGCCAAAGCGTCATCAACACGTATTTGTCAGACCCCGCGCTGGAGGGCATCGAGGCGTTGGTGCTGGCGTGCACGCACTACCCGCTAATTCGCGAGCAAATTGCCGAGTACTACCAGGGCTGCGTCGATGTGCTCGATCCTTCGCACACGGTAGCGCTGGCGCTGCAGCACTTGTTGCAAACGCACAGCTTGGTGGCTGCGCCGGCCGAGCGCCCGCCGCAGCACCATTTCTACGTATCCGATTTTACGCCTTCGTTCGAAGAAAGCACCCGCTTGTTTTTTGGGCAAGAAGTAAACCTCGAGCATTACCCGCTCTGGGAGTAG
- a CDS encoding CsgE family curli-type amyloid fiber assembly protein: MKPRAALQVTPVPAVCWWRPWLMAVASVGLVVLAALPAQAQSEKKLPARADAPNRSAAVPARESKSAPLPAKKLEEALHLLLSADSVRNSAPKALGPESAGLVIDQTITKIGHDFYDAFYAVFEPPPGVSEYSVVIAERPSRGGNSALVAISVDNTELFEMPMQARSDIIEASAADAAGAVYGYLESVRNLGQQLEQGELRGTAQY; the protein is encoded by the coding sequence ATGAAACCCCGCGCTGCCTTGCAGGTAACTCCGGTGCCCGCCGTGTGCTGGTGGCGCCCCTGGTTGATGGCGGTAGCCAGCGTGGGGCTGGTGGTGTTGGCGGCTTTGCCAGCCCAGGCCCAGTCCGAAAAAAAACTGCCGGCCCGCGCTGATGCTCCCAACCGCTCGGCCGCTGTGCCCGCGCGCGAAAGCAAATCGGCCCCGTTGCCAGCCAAAAAGCTCGAGGAGGCGTTGCACCTGCTGCTGAGCGCCGACTCAGTGCGCAACAGCGCGCCCAAGGCGCTCGGGCCCGAGTCGGCGGGCCTGGTCATCGACCAAACCATCACCAAAATCGGCCACGATTTCTACGACGCGTTCTACGCCGTGTTCGAGCCGCCGCCTGGCGTGAGCGAGTACTCCGTGGTAATTGCCGAGCGCCCTTCGCGCGGGGGCAACAGCGCCCTGGTGGCCATTTCCGTCGACAACACCGAGCTGTTCGAAATGCCCATGCAGGCGCGTTCCGACATCATCGAAGCCTCGGCAGCCGATGCCGCCGGCGCGGTGTACGGCTACCTCGAGTCGGTGCGCAACCTCGGCCAGCAGCTCGAACAAGGCGAGCTGCGGGGCACGGCGCAGTACTAA
- a CDS encoding curli production assembly/transport component CsgF codes for MVIKVWLTGLAWLLLSLLARPAAAQDFVYEPKNPSFGGGNTFNYQWLLSSASAQNTIEDANARNGGGGREEADPLTSFADNLNKQLLAQLTNRFITSQFGTGSGPVKPGSYTVGVYQIEVTPGSNGVSIKITDSGTGNQTTVTIPNVP; via the coding sequence ATGGTTATAAAAGTTTGGCTTACCGGTTTGGCGTGGCTGCTGCTGAGCTTGCTGGCTCGCCCGGCCGCCGCCCAGGATTTTGTTTACGAACCCAAAAACCCCTCGTTTGGGGGCGGCAACACCTTTAACTACCAGTGGCTGCTGAGCTCGGCCTCGGCCCAAAACACGATTGAGGATGCCAACGCCCGCAACGGCGGCGGCGGCCGCGAAGAAGCCGACCCGCTTACTTCCTTCGCCGACAACCTCAACAAGCAGCTGCTGGCGCAGCTCACCAACCGCTTCATCACCTCGCAGTTTGGCACTGGCTCGGGCCCCGTTAAGCCCGGTAGCTACACGGTAGGCGTGTACCAAATTGAGGTAACGCCCGGCTCCAACGGCGTCTCGATCAAGATCACCGATTCGGGCACCGGCAATCAAACTACCGTCACCATTCCCAACGTGCCCTAG